Proteins found in one Zea mays cultivar B73 chromosome 1, Zm-B73-REFERENCE-NAM-5.0, whole genome shotgun sequence genomic segment:
- the LOC103637665 gene encoding protein NRT1/ PTR FAMILY 6.3 produces MADVQPESGPDGKALMDAWDYKGRPASRATTGGWACAAMTLGVELFERMTTLGIAVNLVPYMTGTMHLGNAAAANTVTNFIGASFMLCLLGGFVADTYLGRYLTIAIFTAVQATGVVILTISTAAPGLRPPACGAASPNCVRANKTQLGVLYLGLYLTALGTGGLKSSVSGFGSDQFDEAHDVERNKMLRFFNWFYFFVSIGALLAVTVLVYVQDNAGRRWGYGVCAAGILCGLAVFLLGTRKYRFRKLVGSPLTQVAAVTVAAWSKRALPLPSDPDMLYDVDDVAAAGSDAKGKQKLPHSKECRLLDHAAIVGGGESPATASKWALCTRTDVEEVKQVVRMLPIWATTIMFWTIHAQMTTFSVAQAEVMNRAIGGSGYLIPAGSLTVFLIGSILLTVPAYDRLVAPVAHRLTGNPHGLTPLQRVFVGLLLSVAGMAVAALIERHRQTTSELGVTITVFLLMPQFVLVGAGEAFTYMGQLAFFLRECPKGMKTMSTGLFLSTCAFGFFFSTLLVTIVHKVTGHGGRGGWLADNIDDGRLDYFYWLLAVISAINLVLFTFAARGYVYKEKRLADAGIELADEECVAAGH; encoded by the exons ATGGCCGATGTTCAGCCGGAATCTGGGCCAGATGGCAAGGCTCTGATGGACGCATGGGACTACAAGGGTCGTCCTGCTTCCCGTGCCACCACCGGCGGATGGGCGTGCGCCGCCATGACCCTAG GTGTGGAGCTGTTCGAGCGGATGACGACGCTGGGCATCGCGGTGAACCTGGTACCCTACATGACCGGCACCATGCACCTCGGCAATGCCGCTGCCGCCAACACCGTCACCAACTTCATCGGCGCCTCCTTCATGCTCTGCCTCCTCGGCGGGTTCGTCGCCGACACCTACCTCGGCCGCTACCTCACCATCGCCATCTTCACCGCCGTCCAGGCCACG GGCGTGGTGATCCTGACGATCTCAACGGCGGCTCCCGGGCTGCGGCCGCCGGCGTGCGGGGCCGCGAGCCCCAACTGCGTGCGGGCGAACAAGACGCAGCTCGGGGTGCTCTACCTGGGGCTGTACCTGACAGCGCTCGGCACGGGCGGGCTCAAGTCCAGCGTGTCGGGCTTCGGCTCCGACCAGTTCGACGAGGCGCACGACGTCGAGCGCAACAAGATGCTGCGCTTCTTCAACTGGTTCTACTTCTTCGTCAGCATCGGCGCGCTGCTGGCCGTCACGGTGCTGGTGTACGTGCAGGACAACGCCGGCCGCCGCTGGGGCTACGGCGTCTGCGCCGCCGGCATCCTCTGCGGGCTGGCCGTCTTCCTGCTGGGCACCCGGAAGTACCGGTTCAGGAAGCTGGTTGGGAGCCCGCTCACCCAGGTGGCCGCCGTGACGGTCGCCGCCTGGAGTAAGCGCGCGCTGCCGCTGCCGTCTGATCCGGACATGCTCTACGACGTGGACGATGTGGCTGCCGCCGGCTCCGACGCCAAGGGGAAGCAGAAGCTGCCCCACAGCAAGGAATGCCG ATTGCTTGACCACGCTGCCATAGTCGGCGGCGGCGAGTCACCGGCGACGGCGAGTAAGTGGGCGCTGTGCACCCGGACGGACGTGGAGGAGGTGAAGCAGGTGGTGCGGATGCTGCCCATCTGGGCCACCACCATCATGTtctggaccattcacgcgcagatGACCACCTTCTCGGTGGCGCAGGCCGAGGTCATGAACCGGGCCATCGGCGGCTCGGGCTACCTCATCCCCGCGGGATCCCTCACCGTCTTCCTCATCGGTTCCATCCTCCTCACCGTGCCCGCCTACGACCGCCTCGTCGCGCCCGTCGCCCACCGCCTCACGGGGAACCCGCACGGCCTCACCCCGCTGCAGCGGGTCTTCGTCGGCCTCCTCCTCTCCGTCGCCGGCATGGCCGTGGCCGCGCTCATTGAGCGCCACCGCCAGACCACCTCCGAGCTCGGAGTCACCATTACAGTGTTCCTGCTCATGCCGCAGTTCGTGCTCGTCGGCGCGGGCGAGGCCTTCACGTACATGGGCCAGCTCGCTTTCTTCCTGCGGGAGTGCCCCAAGGGCATGAAGACCATGAGCACAGGCCTGTTCCTCAGCACCTGCGCGTTCGGGTTCTTCTTCAGCACGCTCCTCGTCACCATCGTGCACAAGGTAACGGGCCACGGCGGACGCGGCGGTTGGCTCGCCGATAACATCGACGATGGGAGGCTCGACTACTTCTACTGGCTGCTAGCCGTGATCAGCGCCATCAACCTCGTTCTCTTCACGTTTGCCGCCAGGGGCTACGTCTACAAGGAGAAGCGCCTGGCCGACGCCGGCATCGAGCTCGCTGACGAGGAGTGTGTCGCCGCCGGCCACTGA